A single window of Vigna unguiculata cultivar IT97K-499-35 chromosome 1, ASM411807v1, whole genome shotgun sequence DNA harbors:
- the LOC114176331 gene encoding protein ABHD18: MVTVNLGMLHYVLDHIYGAFMHRTKMSTPFFSRGWGGTKLEMLERMLNQLFPEVAGQNWPPRLIEPVWRTIWETKNASLREGVFRTPCDDQLLGALPPESHTARVAFLMPKSVSPNRMACVVHLAGTGDHTFERRLRLGGPLMKENIATMVLESPFYGQRRPVLQRGAKLLCVSDLLLLGRATIEEARSLLHWLDCEAGFGKMGICGLSMGGVHAAMVGSLHPTPVATLPFLSPHSAVVAFCEGILKHGTAWEALREDLATQKVAMTLEDVRERMRNVLSLTDVTRFPVPKSPNAVIFVAATDDGYIPKHSVLELQKAWPGSEVRWVTGGHVSSFILHNDEFRRAIKDGLDRLPWKESQL, translated from the exons ATGGTGACGGTGAATCTGGGAATGCTTCATTATGTGTTGGACCACATTTATGGAGCATTCATGCACCGAACTAAGATGAGCACCCCGTTCTTCTCGCGAGGGTGGGGTGGCACGAAACTTGAGATGCTGGAGAGGATGCTAAACCAGTTGTTCCCGGAAGTGGCGGGGCAGAATTGGCCTCCGAGGTTGATTGAACCGGTTTGGAGAACCATTTGGGAGACGAAGAATGCGAGTTTGAGAGAAGGGGTTTTCAGAACCCCTTGTGATGACCAACTGCTAGGTGCATTGCCTCCCGAGTCCCACACTGCAAGGGTTGCATTCCTCATGCCCAAGTCTGTCTCTCCCAACAGAATGGCCTGTGTTGTTCATCTTGCAG GAACCGGAGACCATACATTTGAGAGAAGATTGCGTCTTGGTGGACCACTGATGAAGGAAAACATTGCAACCATGGTACTTGAGAG TCCATTTTATGGTCAAAGACGGCCTGTGCTGCAGCGTGGTGCAAAACTTTTGTGTGTCAGTGACTTGCTTTTATTAGGAAGAGCAACCATTGAAGAGGCACGCAGTCTCTTACACTGGTTGGACTGTGAGGCAGGTTTTGGCAAGATGGGTATTTGTGGACTTAGCATGG GAGGAGTACATGCTGCCATGGTTGGATCACTTCACCCTACACCTGTTGCAACACTCCCTTTTCTGTCTCCACATTCTGCTGTTGTGGCATTCTGTGAGGGGATTTTAAAGCATGGTACTGCCTGGGAAGCACTGAGGGAGGATCTTGCAACTCAGAAGGTTGCAATGACTCTCGAGGATGTTAGAGAACGAATGAGAAATGTTCTCTCTCTCACAGATGTCACGCGTTTTCCAGTTCCCAAAAGTCCCAATGCTGTAATTTTTGTTGCTGCCACT GATGATGGATACATCCCCAAGCACTCAGTTCTGGAACTTCAGAAAGCTTGGCCAGGTTCTGAGGTGAGATGGGTCACAGGTGGGCATGTCTCATCCTTCATTCTCCACAACGATGAGTTTCGAAGAGCCATCAAAGATGGTCTCGATAGATTACCATGGAAAGAGTCTCAGTTGTGA
- the LOC114192013 gene encoding 40S ribosomal protein S20-2 yields the protein MAYAAMKPTKPGLEESQEQIHKIRITLSSKHVKNLEKVCADLVRGAKDKRLRVKGPVRMPTKVLHITTRKSPCGEGTNTWDRFELRVHKRVIDLYSSPDVVKQITSITIEPGVEVEVTIADA from the exons ATGGCGTACGCTGCGATGAAGCCCACCAAGCCAGGCTTGGAGGAATCTCAGGAACAGATTCACAAGATTAGGATCACCCTATCTTCCAAGCACGTCAAAAATCTCGAGAAGG TTTGTGCGGACTTAGTTCGCGGTGCAAAGGACAAGCGCCTCAGGGTTAAGGGACCAGTTAGGATGCCAACTAAGGTTCTTCACATCACTACAAGGAAATCCCCTTGCGGAGAAG GTACCAACACATGGGACAGATTTGAACTCCGTGTGCACAAGAGAGTGATTGACCTCTACAGTTCCCCAGATGTTGTTAAGCAGATTACCTCGATCACAATTGAACCTGGTGTGGAGGTTGAGGTGACCATTGCAGACGCCTGA
- the LOC114192010 gene encoding polygalacturonase inhibitor-like, producing MVTVYRLWFLTLLLFSPLALSELCNPQDKKVLLQIKKDFNNPYLLASWNPDTDCCQWYCVECHPKTHRITSLVILSSVPETNFSGQIPPSVGDLPYLETLEFHKLPKLTGPIQPTIAKLTKLKELYISWTNISGPVPDFLAQLTNLQFLDLSFNNLSGPIPSSLSRLPNLLSLRLDRNRLTGPIPDSFGSFKRPGPSIVLSHNQLSGPIPASLANIDPQRIDFSRNKLEGDASMLFGSNKTTQMVDVSRNLLAFDLSKVEFPSSLISLDLNHNKITGKIPVGLTAVDFLQGFNVSYNRLCGEIPQGGRLQKFEVDSYFHNKCLCGSPLPTCN from the coding sequence ATGGTAACTGTGTACAGATTATGGTTTCTGACGCTGTTGTTGTTCTCCCCACTTGCATTGTCTGAACTGTGCAACCCGCAGGACAAGAAAGTGTTGCTGCAAATCAAGAAGGACTTCAACAACCCTTATCTTTTAGCTTCATGGAACCCAGACACCGATTGCTGCCAATGGTACTGCGTCGAGTGCCACCCCAAAACGCACCGCATCACCTCCCTCGTCATTTTATCCTCTGTTCCCGAAACTAATTTCTCAGGGCAAATACCACCCTCCGTCGGTGACCTTCCTTACCTAGAGACTCTCGAATTCCACAAGCTTCCTAAACTCACCGGCCCAATCCAGCCCACCATCGCCAAGCTCACTAAACTCAAGGAGCTCTATATTAGCTGGACCAACATCTCCGGCCCAGTGCCTGATTTTCTGGCCCAACTCACCAATCTCCAGTTTCTCGACCTTTCCTTTAATAACCTCTCCGGCCCCATACCAAGCTCGCTTTCCCGGTTGCCCAACCTGTTGTCCTTGCGCCTCGACCGGAACAGGCTCACGGGCCCAATCCCGGATTCCTTTGGGTCATTCAAGAGGCCTGGCCCAAGCATTGTGCTGTCCCACAACCAACTTTCGGGGCCCATTCCGGCTTCCCTGGCCAACATAGACCCTCAGCGGATCGACTTTTCGAGGAACAAACTGGAAGGCGATGCTTCAATGCTTTTTGGGAGCAACAAAACGACGCAGATGGTTGACGTTTCGAGGAACTTGTTGGCGTTTGATTTATCCAAAGTGGAGTTTCCCAGCAGCTTGATATCGTTGGATTTGAATCACAATAAGATCACCGGAAAGATTCCAGTGGGTTTGACCGCAGTAGATTTTCTGCAGGGGTTCAACGTGAGCTATAATCGACTTTGTGGTGAGATTCCACAGGGAGGAAGACTTCAGAAGTTTGAGGTGGATTCGTATTTTCATAACAAGTGCTTGTGTGGATCACCCCTTCCTACCTGTAACTGA
- the LOC114162753 gene encoding bZIP transcription factor TGA10-like isoform X3: protein MRPPTLNIFPSKPMHVEPSSSKSKANLELVSPQTSGSKRPSEPSMELANPRNEAASAPQPPKAVKRESNRKGPTSSSEQEGPKTPDPKTLRRLAQNREAARKSRLRKKAYVQQLESSRVRLNQLEQELQRARTQGMFLGGGGALLGGEQSLPVAMNTITSEAAMFDVEYARWVEEHHRIVCELRAAVQEHLPENELRLFVDNCVAHYDQVINLKSLVAKTDVFHLVSGMWKTPAERCFMWIGGFRPSELIKIILSQIEPLTEQQILGICGLQQSTQEAEEALSQGLEALNQSLSDTITSDSLSYPLNMANYMGQMAVAMNKLSTLEGFVRQADNLRHQTIHRLHQLLTTRQAARCFLAIAEYFHRLRALSSLWLARPRVE from the exons ATGAGGCCTCCGACTCTCAACATTTTCCCATCCAAGCCTATGCACGTTGAGCCATCATCATCCAAGTCCAAG GCTAACTTAGAGTTAGTTTCTCCGCAAACAAGTGGTTCAAAGAGACCATCAGAGCCGTCGATGGAGTTGGCCAACCCTCGAAACGAAGCTGCTTCGGCCCCTCAACCACCCAAAGCTGTCAAG CGAGAGAGCAATCGCAAAGGTCCAACGTCGAGTTCTGAACAAGAAGGACCAAAAACACCAGATCCTAAG ACACTGAGAAGACTTGCTCAGAATAGAGAGGCAGCTAGGAAAAGCAGGCTTAGGAAAAAG gCATATGTTCAACAGCTAGAGTCAAGTAGGGTTAGGCTTAATCAGCTGGAACAAGAGCTACAACGTGCTAGAACTCAG GGCATGTTCTTGGGTGGTGGAGGTGCACTTTTGGGAGGAGAGCAAAGCCTCCCTGTCGCTATGAATACCATTACCTCGG AGGCTGCAATGTTTGACGTGGAATATGCAAGATGGGTTGAGGAGCACCACCGCATAGTGTGTGAGCTAAGAGCTGCAGTGCAAGAGCACCTTCCTGAGAACGAGCTTAGACTCTTTGTGGACAATTGCGTGGCGCATTATGACCAAGTAATCAACCTCAAGAGCCTCGTGGCCAAAACAGACGTGTTCCATCTGGTTTCTGGCATGTGGAAAACCCCGGCTGAACGTTGCTTCATGTGGATCGGAGGATTCAGGCCTTCTGAACTCATTAAG ATTATTCTGAGTCAAATTGAGCCTCTGACGGAGCAACAAATATTGGGTATATGTGGATTACAACAATCGACTCAAGAGGCAGAAGAGGCTCTCTCTCAAGGGCTAGAGGCTCTGAACCAATCTCTTTCGGACACCATAACTTCAGACTCTCTAAGCTATCCTCTCAATATGGCTAACTATATGGGACAAATGGCTGTGGCCATGAACAAGCTCTCAACTCTCGAAGGTTTCGTTAGACAG GCAGATAATCTTCGGCACCAAACCATTCACCGTCTGCATCAGCTCCTAACAACGCGTCAAGCAGCAAGGTGTTTTCTGGCCATAGCCGAGTACTTCCATCGTCTTCGAGCTCTGAGTTCATTGTGGTTGGCACGCCCTCGCGTAGAATAG